One Physeter macrocephalus isolate SW-GA chromosome 10, ASM283717v5, whole genome shotgun sequence DNA window includes the following coding sequences:
- the FILIP1 gene encoding filamin-A-interacting protein 1 isoform X2 has product MKQKLVPEKSSSCPLPVATLQYRLKKLLEQEKAYQARKEKENAKRLNKLRDELVKLKSFALMLVDERQMHIEQLGLQSQKVQDLTQKLREEEEKLKAITSKSKEDRQKLLKLEVDFEHKASRFSQEHEEMNAKLANQESHNRQLRLKLVGLTQRIEELEETNKNLQKAEVELQELRDKIAKGECGNSGLMAEVEKLRKRVLEMEGKDEEITKTESQCRELRKKLQEEEHHSRELKLEVEKLQMRMSELEKLEEAFSKSKSECTQLHFNLEKEKNLTKDLLNELEVVKSRVKELECSESRLEKAELSLKDDLTKLKSFTVMLVDERKNMMEKIKQEERKVDGLNKNFKVEQGKVMDVTEKLIEESKKLLKLKSEMEEKVYNLTKERDELIGKLKSEEEKSSELSCSVDLLKKRLDGIEEVEREITRGRSRKGPELTCPEDNKIKELTLEIERLKKRLQQLEVVEGDLMKTEDEYDQLEQKFRSEQDKANFLSQQLEEIKHQIAKNKAIEKGEAVSQEAELRHRFRLEEAKSRDLKAEVQALKEKIHELMNKEDQLSQLQVDYSVLQQRFMEEENKNKNMGQEVLNLTKELELSKRYSRALRPSVNGRRMVDVLVTSTGVQTDAVGSEAAEEDTPAVFIRKSFQEENHIMSNLRQVGLKKPMERSSVLDRYPPTANELTMRKSWIPWMRKRENGPPLTQEKGPRAGSSPGHPGELVLSPKQGQPLHIRVTPDHENSTATLEITSPTAEEFFSSTTVIPTLGNQKPRITIIPSPNVMSQKQKSGDATLSAERAMSPVTITTFSREKTPESGRGPFADRPTSPIQIMTVSTSAAPADLAVPPESQEMTVGRTVLKVTPEKQTVPTPVRKYNSNANIITTEDNKIHIHLGSQFKRAPGTSAEGASPVITVRPVNMTAEKEVSTGTVLRSPRSHVSSRPGASKVTSTITITPVTTSSARGTQSVSGQDGSFQRPTPTRIPMSKGMKAGKAVVAAPGAGNLTKFEPRAETQSMKIELKKSAAGSATSPGGGKG; this is encoded by the exons ATGAAACAGAAACTAGTACCTGAAAAGTCCTCTTCATGCCCCCTTCCAGTCGCTACCCTTCAGTACCG gtTGAAAAAACTCCTTGAACAAGAAAAGGCTTACCAAGCccgcaaagaaaaggaaaatgctaaGCGGCTCAACAAACTGAGAGATGAGCTTGTGAAACTCAAGTCCTTCGCACTCATGCTGGTGGATGAAAGGCAGATGCATATCGAGCAACTTGGCCTGCAAAGCCAGAAAGTACAGGACCTGACTCAGAAactgagggaagaggaagaaaagctcAAAGCCATCACTTCTAAATCCAAAGAAGACAGGCAGAAGTTGCTCAAGTTGGAAGTGGATTTTGAACACAAGGCTTCGAGGTTTTCCCAGGAGCATGAAGAGATGAACGCTAAGCTGGCCAATCAGGAGTCTCACAACAGGCAGCTCAGACTCAAGCTGGTTGGCTTGACTCAAAGAATCGAGGAGCTGGAAGAGACCAACAAAAATCTTCAAAAGGCAGAAGTAGAACTTCAGGAACTAAGAGATAAAATTGCCAAAGGGGAATGTGGCAACTCCGGTCTCATGGCAGAAGTGGAAAAGCTTCGGAAGCGCGTACTTGAGATGGAGGGTAAAGATGAAGAGATCACGAAAACCGAATCCCAGTGCCGGGAGCTGAGGAAGAAGCTGCAGGAGGAAGAGCATCATAGCCGAGAGCTCAAACTTGAAGTTGAGAAGTTACAGATGAGAATGTCTGAACTGGAGAAACTGGAAGAAGCATTCAGCAAGAGTAAATCGGAGTGCACCCAGCTGCATttcaatctggagaaagaaaagaacttaaCCAAGGACCTGCTCAATGAATTGGAGGTAGTCAAGAGTCGGGTTAAAGAACTGGAATGTTCTGAAAGTCGATTGGAAAAGGCCGAATTAAGCCTAAAAGACGATCTTACAAAGTTGAAGTCCTTTACCGTGATGCTGgttgatgaaaggaaaaacatgatggaaaaaataaagcaagaagagagaaaagtggatggactcaataaaaattttaaggtggAACAAGGCAAGGTTATGGATGTCACGGAAAAACTCATCGAAGAAAGTAAGAagcttttaaaactgaaatctgAAATGGAGGAAAAGGTATACAATTTGACGAAAGAGAGAGATGAGTTAATAGGCAAACtgaaaagtgaagaagaaaaatcctCTGAATTAAGCTGCAGTGTTGACTTATTAAAGAAGAGACTTGATGGGATagaggaagtggagagagaaatAACGAGAGGAAGGTCTCGAAAAGGACCTGAGCTCACCTGCCCAGAAGATAACAAAATTAAGGAGCTAACACTTGAAATTGAGAGACTGAAGAAACGTCTCCAACAGTTGGAGGTGGTGGAAGGGGATTTGATGAAGACGGAAGATGAATACGACCAGCTGGAGCAGAAATTTAGAAGCGAGCAGGATAAGGCCAACTTCCTCTCTCAACAGCTGGAGGAGATAAAACACCAAATCGCCAAGAATAAAGCAATAGAGAAAGGTGAGGCGGTGAGCCAGGAGGCCGAGCTGAGACACAGATTTCGGTTGGAAGAGGCGAAAAGTCGAGACTTAAAAGCAGAAGTCCAAGCCCTTAAAGAGAAGATTCATGAACTGATGAACAAAGAAGATCAGCTTTCTCAGCTCCAAGTGGATTATTCTGTCcttcaacaaagatttatggaagaagaaaataagaacaagaaCATGGGGCAGGAGGTCCTCAATCTGACCAAAGAGTTGGAGCTGTCCAAGCGGTACAGCCGCGCTCTCCGACCCAGTGTGAACGGGAGGAGGATGGTGGATGTCCTCGTGACATCCACCGGCGTCCAGACGGATGCTGTTGGCAGCGAAGCGGCGGAGGAGGACACGCCAGCAGTGTTTATACGCAAATCCTTTCAAGAAGAAAACCATATCATGAGTAACCTGCGACAGGTGGGACTGAAGAAACCGATGGAACGTTCCTCTGTCCTAGACAGGTATCCGCCCACGGCCAACGAGCTCACCATGAGGAAGTCTTGGATTCCATGgatgaggaaaagggagaatggGCCCCCGCTGACTCAAGAGAAGGGGCCTCGAGCCGGTTCCAGCCCGGGGCACCCAGGAGAGCTGGTTCTTTCGCCCAAGCAGGGCCAGCCCCTGCACATTCGAGTGACGCCAGACCACGAGAACAGCACTGCCACTTTGGAGATTACGAGCCCCACGGCGGAAGAATTTTTTTCCAGTACCACCGTCATTCCCACCCTAGGGAATCAGAAACCGAGGATAACCATTATCCCATCACCAAATGTCATGTCTCAGAAACAGAAAAGCGGAGATGCTACTCTGAGCGCGGAGCGAGCCATGTCCCCGGTCACGATTACTACCTTCTCCAGAGAGAAGACACCAGAAAGCGGAAGAGGGCCGTTTGCGGACAGGCCCACGTCGCCCATTCAGATCATGACCGTGTCCACATCGGCGGCCCCGGCGGACCTCGCTGTCCCTCCCGAATCCCAGGAAATGACCGTGGGAAGGACTGTCCTCAAGGTCACCCCAGAGAAGCAGACTGTGCCAACCCCAGTCCGGAAGTACAACTCCAATGCCAATATCATAACCACGGAAGACAATAAAATTCACATTCACTTAGGTTCTCAGTTTAAGCGAGCCCCTGGGACTTCAGCTGAAGGAGCAAGCCCGGTGATTACCGTCCGACCTGTCAACATGACGGCGGAGAAGGAGGTGTCCACCGGCACAGTCCTTCGCTCGCCCAGGAGCCACGTCTCGTCTCGCCCTGGCGCGAGCAAAGTGACCAGCACCATCACCATTACACCGGTCACGACCTCATCGGCCAGAGGAACCCAGTCAGTG TCGGGACAAGACGGGTCATTCCAGCGGCCTACACCCACCCGCATTCCTATGTCAAAAGGTATGAAAGCAGGAAAGGCAGTAgtggcagccccaggagcaggaAATCTGACCAAATTCGAGCCTCGAGCTGAGACTCAGTCTATGAAAATAGAGCTGAAGAAATCTGCAGCCGGCAGCGCTACCTCTCCTGGAGGGGGGAAGGGCTGA
- the FILIP1 gene encoding filamin-A-interacting protein 1 isoform X1 gives MLEQLLLAEKCHQRTVYELENKKHKHTDYMNKSDDFTNLLEQERERLKKLLEQEKAYQARKEKENAKRLNKLRDELVKLKSFALMLVDERQMHIEQLGLQSQKVQDLTQKLREEEEKLKAITSKSKEDRQKLLKLEVDFEHKASRFSQEHEEMNAKLANQESHNRQLRLKLVGLTQRIEELEETNKNLQKAEVELQELRDKIAKGECGNSGLMAEVEKLRKRVLEMEGKDEEITKTESQCRELRKKLQEEEHHSRELKLEVEKLQMRMSELEKLEEAFSKSKSECTQLHFNLEKEKNLTKDLLNELEVVKSRVKELECSESRLEKAELSLKDDLTKLKSFTVMLVDERKNMMEKIKQEERKVDGLNKNFKVEQGKVMDVTEKLIEESKKLLKLKSEMEEKVYNLTKERDELIGKLKSEEEKSSELSCSVDLLKKRLDGIEEVEREITRGRSRKGPELTCPEDNKIKELTLEIERLKKRLQQLEVVEGDLMKTEDEYDQLEQKFRSEQDKANFLSQQLEEIKHQIAKNKAIEKGEAVSQEAELRHRFRLEEAKSRDLKAEVQALKEKIHELMNKEDQLSQLQVDYSVLQQRFMEEENKNKNMGQEVLNLTKELELSKRYSRALRPSVNGRRMVDVLVTSTGVQTDAVGSEAAEEDTPAVFIRKSFQEENHIMSNLRQVGLKKPMERSSVLDRYPPTANELTMRKSWIPWMRKRENGPPLTQEKGPRAGSSPGHPGELVLSPKQGQPLHIRVTPDHENSTATLEITSPTAEEFFSSTTVIPTLGNQKPRITIIPSPNVMSQKQKSGDATLSAERAMSPVTITTFSREKTPESGRGPFADRPTSPIQIMTVSTSAAPADLAVPPESQEMTVGRTVLKVTPEKQTVPTPVRKYNSNANIITTEDNKIHIHLGSQFKRAPGTSAEGASPVITVRPVNMTAEKEVSTGTVLRSPRSHVSSRPGASKVTSTITITPVTTSSARGTQSVSGQDGSFQRPTPTRIPMSKGMKAGKAVVAAPGAGNLTKFEPRAETQSMKIELKKSAAGSATSPGGGKG, from the exons gtTGAAAAAACTCCTTGAACAAGAAAAGGCTTACCAAGCccgcaaagaaaaggaaaatgctaaGCGGCTCAACAAACTGAGAGATGAGCTTGTGAAACTCAAGTCCTTCGCACTCATGCTGGTGGATGAAAGGCAGATGCATATCGAGCAACTTGGCCTGCAAAGCCAGAAAGTACAGGACCTGACTCAGAAactgagggaagaggaagaaaagctcAAAGCCATCACTTCTAAATCCAAAGAAGACAGGCAGAAGTTGCTCAAGTTGGAAGTGGATTTTGAACACAAGGCTTCGAGGTTTTCCCAGGAGCATGAAGAGATGAACGCTAAGCTGGCCAATCAGGAGTCTCACAACAGGCAGCTCAGACTCAAGCTGGTTGGCTTGACTCAAAGAATCGAGGAGCTGGAAGAGACCAACAAAAATCTTCAAAAGGCAGAAGTAGAACTTCAGGAACTAAGAGATAAAATTGCCAAAGGGGAATGTGGCAACTCCGGTCTCATGGCAGAAGTGGAAAAGCTTCGGAAGCGCGTACTTGAGATGGAGGGTAAAGATGAAGAGATCACGAAAACCGAATCCCAGTGCCGGGAGCTGAGGAAGAAGCTGCAGGAGGAAGAGCATCATAGCCGAGAGCTCAAACTTGAAGTTGAGAAGTTACAGATGAGAATGTCTGAACTGGAGAAACTGGAAGAAGCATTCAGCAAGAGTAAATCGGAGTGCACCCAGCTGCATttcaatctggagaaagaaaagaacttaaCCAAGGACCTGCTCAATGAATTGGAGGTAGTCAAGAGTCGGGTTAAAGAACTGGAATGTTCTGAAAGTCGATTGGAAAAGGCCGAATTAAGCCTAAAAGACGATCTTACAAAGTTGAAGTCCTTTACCGTGATGCTGgttgatgaaaggaaaaacatgatggaaaaaataaagcaagaagagagaaaagtggatggactcaataaaaattttaaggtggAACAAGGCAAGGTTATGGATGTCACGGAAAAACTCATCGAAGAAAGTAAGAagcttttaaaactgaaatctgAAATGGAGGAAAAGGTATACAATTTGACGAAAGAGAGAGATGAGTTAATAGGCAAACtgaaaagtgaagaagaaaaatcctCTGAATTAAGCTGCAGTGTTGACTTATTAAAGAAGAGACTTGATGGGATagaggaagtggagagagaaatAACGAGAGGAAGGTCTCGAAAAGGACCTGAGCTCACCTGCCCAGAAGATAACAAAATTAAGGAGCTAACACTTGAAATTGAGAGACTGAAGAAACGTCTCCAACAGTTGGAGGTGGTGGAAGGGGATTTGATGAAGACGGAAGATGAATACGACCAGCTGGAGCAGAAATTTAGAAGCGAGCAGGATAAGGCCAACTTCCTCTCTCAACAGCTGGAGGAGATAAAACACCAAATCGCCAAGAATAAAGCAATAGAGAAAGGTGAGGCGGTGAGCCAGGAGGCCGAGCTGAGACACAGATTTCGGTTGGAAGAGGCGAAAAGTCGAGACTTAAAAGCAGAAGTCCAAGCCCTTAAAGAGAAGATTCATGAACTGATGAACAAAGAAGATCAGCTTTCTCAGCTCCAAGTGGATTATTCTGTCcttcaacaaagatttatggaagaagaaaataagaacaagaaCATGGGGCAGGAGGTCCTCAATCTGACCAAAGAGTTGGAGCTGTCCAAGCGGTACAGCCGCGCTCTCCGACCCAGTGTGAACGGGAGGAGGATGGTGGATGTCCTCGTGACATCCACCGGCGTCCAGACGGATGCTGTTGGCAGCGAAGCGGCGGAGGAGGACACGCCAGCAGTGTTTATACGCAAATCCTTTCAAGAAGAAAACCATATCATGAGTAACCTGCGACAGGTGGGACTGAAGAAACCGATGGAACGTTCCTCTGTCCTAGACAGGTATCCGCCCACGGCCAACGAGCTCACCATGAGGAAGTCTTGGATTCCATGgatgaggaaaagggagaatggGCCCCCGCTGACTCAAGAGAAGGGGCCTCGAGCCGGTTCCAGCCCGGGGCACCCAGGAGAGCTGGTTCTTTCGCCCAAGCAGGGCCAGCCCCTGCACATTCGAGTGACGCCAGACCACGAGAACAGCACTGCCACTTTGGAGATTACGAGCCCCACGGCGGAAGAATTTTTTTCCAGTACCACCGTCATTCCCACCCTAGGGAATCAGAAACCGAGGATAACCATTATCCCATCACCAAATGTCATGTCTCAGAAACAGAAAAGCGGAGATGCTACTCTGAGCGCGGAGCGAGCCATGTCCCCGGTCACGATTACTACCTTCTCCAGAGAGAAGACACCAGAAAGCGGAAGAGGGCCGTTTGCGGACAGGCCCACGTCGCCCATTCAGATCATGACCGTGTCCACATCGGCGGCCCCGGCGGACCTCGCTGTCCCTCCCGAATCCCAGGAAATGACCGTGGGAAGGACTGTCCTCAAGGTCACCCCAGAGAAGCAGACTGTGCCAACCCCAGTCCGGAAGTACAACTCCAATGCCAATATCATAACCACGGAAGACAATAAAATTCACATTCACTTAGGTTCTCAGTTTAAGCGAGCCCCTGGGACTTCAGCTGAAGGAGCAAGCCCGGTGATTACCGTCCGACCTGTCAACATGACGGCGGAGAAGGAGGTGTCCACCGGCACAGTCCTTCGCTCGCCCAGGAGCCACGTCTCGTCTCGCCCTGGCGCGAGCAAAGTGACCAGCACCATCACCATTACACCGGTCACGACCTCATCGGCCAGAGGAACCCAGTCAGTG TCGGGACAAGACGGGTCATTCCAGCGGCCTACACCCACCCGCATTCCTATGTCAAAAGGTATGAAAGCAGGAAAGGCAGTAgtggcagccccaggagcaggaAATCTGACCAAATTCGAGCCTCGAGCTGAGACTCAGTCTATGAAAATAGAGCTGAAGAAATCTGCAGCCGGCAGCGCTACCTCTCCTGGAGGGGGGAAGGGCTGA